The sequence ATGAAAAAAGTAGTAGATATAATACGCATCAGAGAAGACGCTAAAGAAAAAGCAGAAGGAAAGGAGAGTGGTATTAGATCAACTAATGAAAGCTTAGAGCGCACTGAAGAAAATTGGGAAATTGTCAGCAAAAAGCTCGAGTACGTCATAGGTCGTACTGCATATAGCAATTGGCTTTCTAAGATACAGATCTTAGCACGGAAAAATGACACTGTAGTATTGGAAGCGCCTTCTCATTATGTAAAGGAGTTCGTAATGCGGCATTACTTCATCAATATTCTAGATGCAATCAGAGAATCTTATCCTTCTGTAATGCATGTAGAAATAGCAGTATCTACAAATCAAAATAGTGCCGTAAATGATGATAAATCATCTACTTTTGGAAAACATAGTCGTAATACATCTCTTACTCAGCCTCATTCATCATATACATTTCATAACTTTGTTGTAGGAGAAGCAAATAAAGTGGCATATTTTATGCTAAAGCACTTATGTGATACATCTACTTCTGAAGCAATTACAGCGCCAAGCGTTATATATCTTTATGGAGAACATGGAAGCGGAAAAACGCATTTATTGCAAAGTGCACTCTGCAACAGCAATTCTCTCTATTACACAGCTGAAAGGTTTTTACAAAGTTATGTTGATTCAATTAGAGGAAAGTCTATTTTTTCATTCAAAAAGAATATCCTTGATAGCGAATTGCTGCTTTTTGATGATGTGCAATTTCTTTGCGGAAGAGAAAAAACTGAAAAAGAATTCTCTCATATAGTCGCTACAATGATAGAAGGCGGTAAGCACGTTGTGATAACGGGAAATGAACATCCGAAATTATTACCTCTCTCCAAAAGACTAGAGGCTATCTTACTCGGAGGCATGGTAGTAGAGATAAAGCAGCCAACGCAAATACTGAAAATGAAAATACTAGAACAAAAAAGAAAGGTATTATCTCATAAGTCCGAAATTGCTTCAGCAGTCTCTGATGAAATATTGGAATCTATAGCACAAAAAACTTCCAATATTAGAGAAATGGAATCATTGCTTCAGAAAATTGTAATGTCTTGTGAAATTCTTGGAATAGAGCCGGATATTAATCTCGTAGACTCTATATCGCATTCAGATAGCACAGATGATATCTCGGAAAAATCTTCGAACACTTCTCCAGCACTACCTACACAATCTCAAATACATACCGCAATATCTGCTGTACTTTCATACTATTCTATCACAGAACAGCAACTTTCATCTAAAATTAAGACGTCATCTCTTATATATGCTAGACAAACATTAGCATTTATATTGCGCAACTCCTTTATGCTATCTTTTCATCAGATAGGTCATTATATGGGAAATAGAACTCACTCCACAGTGATGTCTTTATACAATACCTTCAAAAAAACTCTGCAAAGCGGTAATTCTCAGGCTGTTTCAACGTATAATCACTTAATGTCGAAATTACAGTAAATTCCATATCATAGATGCTATATCAGCGAATTTTCATCATGATTTTGTTGTAGCTTTTTCATAAAATATCTTGTGAGTTTTTTCTGTTTCGTTAAGATCCAGTTGCATATTGCTTAAGTATCATTCACGTGCATAGATTTTTCGTTTTGCTATGCTTCATATTTTGCGCTGGTTGTAGCTCAAATATTGAGTATCATGGCTATTCTTTTCGCGATGTTAATCGTGAAGCATTTAATAAAAATATAGTAAAAGGTGCTTCATCCAACTCCATAGATAAAGTGCTAGGCACTCCCATGAATGTGGTAATAACAGACAAGATGCTAAAAGCTTTCTATATTGAAGCACTAGTCAATTATAGACCTATTATTGGACAGAATGTTCTTCGTTATAACGTACTAGAAATTACGGTAGATCCAAAAAGCAACACAATTACTGATGTGTTATTCTATTCTACATCTCCACAAAAAGTACGATATGTTCAATAATACTTACAACTCAAACTGCTCGAGAAGTAAAAAATCTCATATGCGATCTCAACATTAGAGGGCTAAGTATAGGATTTATACCCACTCTAGCAAAGACAGACTACAATACGCACTATCGCGTAATACATGAAGCGAAATTATTGGAAATAAGTATCGTAACAATACCATCCAATCAGCTAGCACAAATTACGTACTTCTGCTGAAAAAAAGTGGTGGGTGATAGCGGACTCGAACCACTGACCCCTACGATGTCAACGTAGTACTCTAACCACCTGAGCTAATCACCCCCTAGTACACTGCATGATATACATAACACGATAAAAAACAATATTCTAAATAAATTATCGATAAAAATAATGAACACAGAAAACACTCAATCACATCAGCAATCCTCTCATCATGAGAAAATTGCCACATTAGAAAATATGCAAAAAGATTTATCTAAAAAAATGTCGCAAATTGAACGTATAATGCAAAAAAGTATCACCGATAACGCCACGCCTGTCCCTACATACTCAACACGTAACGATCAATTAGCATCTTATATGAGGTATGCAAAATTAGAATATGATAGTCAAAATATTGATTGTCACGAAACAAAGGGCGCATCAAACAACGTTTTCATACCGCAAAAAGAGATAAGCGATAGATTACACTCTAAAGTAGCAGCACTCTCTCCAGTATATCAATTATCTAGAAAAGTCTCTATCACCTCAAGCGCATTTGAGTATATAGAACCTATTACTTCCGGACCAATGGGAAGGTGGATCACAAGTATTGACGGTAACTTAGGCAAAGAGGACATCACATTCAAACGTCATAAAATACCTACATTTGATCTAGAAACTATTTCACGTACTCCTCGTGGAATGCTAGAGGATTTAAGTTTTGACGTAGAAGAATGGTTCTTAAATGAAGTATCAAAAAAATTCGCAGTAATGGAAGAAAAAGCCTTTCTTCATGGAGATGGAAAAATTATGCCTTCAGGCATACTAAACACTACGGAAATAGCTTCTGCAGAACTTTCTTTTAATGCGTTAACTTTGGAGCATTTTGTTGATTTATTCTATTCTTTGGAGGATAGATTTTCACGAAATGCTACATTCATTGTAAGTGCAAAAGTAGCAAAATTTCTAGCGAAACTAAAAGATGCAAGCGGTAAATATATCGTAGATTCTGCATTAAGAAATGGCGTAACTAAGCTATTGAACACTAACGTTATAGTCTCACAAAACATGGTGCACGACGGTGTTGATACAATTCTTTTAGGAAATTTTGAAGAAGGATATCTTGTGGTTGAAAGACAAGAGACTCGTGTCTTAAGAAATCCATATATCGACCAAAGATGCGTCACATTCTATGTTACAAGAAGAGTAGGGGGCGCTCTAATAGACTCTTCAGCATTTAGAAGAATAAAGTTAATTAGTAGCAAATGACCATCTCTCACTCACTACCGTTATCTATAGAAGAAATAAAGCTTTTTCTCAGAATAGAACATGATGAAGATAACGAATTACTGAATGCATTACAATTCTCCTCTACTAAAAAACTGGAGGCGTATCTTAATATAGCTATAATACCACAAACTTGCAGGCACAAACTAACTATAGTTCAAGACTCTGTAATATTGCCAGTTGTTCCTATAATAGAGGTACAGAAAATCACAATCCATAATGGAGGAGTAATTAAAGAAATTGCAAAGCCAGACGTAAAAATAACCGATGAAGAAGTAATAGAAGGCTTACAAAAGCTATCGTGTGACTACATGATGATTTATTATACTGCTGGCAATTATTTTGCCAGCAAGCATACGTATCACATGAAATATTGCTTATTGGAGATAATAGAATGCGAATATAATAACAGAAATAAAAGGCCTAATAGCATACTAGATAACGCACTACATAGATATTCTGTGTTTAAAAGATACAAAATATAGATATAAAAAATACTTTAAAGCATATGGAAATACCAATCATTATTGAGAAATTTAATCCATCTACATTAAAGCCAAACAATGTAAAAGATATATGGGCAAATCCACTAAAAATATGGGGGAAAATTATTAGTATGGAAATCGATAAGGTAGATAATAAATATGTGCAGAAAACAAAGATTTCGATAAATAATGTATCTCACATAAGACATATTATCCGCGCTATCACAGAGGAAGGAGAAACAATAAGAGCAAAGTATATAGGAAAAGATAAATTACTTGGATATATAACTTCCATAGAAGTAGATGAGGAAAATAGCACTGGTATTTTTATATGCTCTAGAATAGCAACTTACTACAAATATGATTAAAACAAGCATTCCACTTCATCTATTTCGTAAGATAGAAGAATTACTTAAGAAGCACTCATATAACTTCTCATCCACTCATGAAGAGCAACATAGTGATGAGTATATGAATGAAAATATGAAATATTATTTTTTTTCCGAATTAGATACAATTCACTTCACTCCATCCATTACGATTAAAGTACTAGATATAGAAAAGACTTCTCATTTTACTTTTGACGAATATTTAGTACAGATAAAAATCAGTATAGTGAACGAAAAACATAAAGATAACGAACAACTATTAAGAACGATACTAGCACTAATGCTTTCCGTGAATGACAATAATACAAATATCACAGAACATAGTGTGAAAACCTTCTACGAAAATGATTATAATAATACAGAAATTCTCTTTACGTATAGCGCATATATTTCACAAGTAGAATGAAGTATTGATAATACTACAGCTTACTAACATCAAAATAACACATAAGAGGAACATGATCAGATGGCCTTTGCATTGCTCTAAATTCATCCAATATGACAGCTTTATGCATTATATTAGATAGCTTATCTGATATACATATATGATCTAATCTCATACCAAGATTTTTTACATAAGAACTTCTATCTCTGTAATCCCACCATGTAAATTTTTGCACACTTGGATTTAAAGCTCTCCATACGTCGATATAATTGGAAGAGAAGATTTCTTTTAATCTCACTCTTTCAGATTCATGAAAGCCTATTGTGCCATCCATTCCTATAGGATCGTATACATCAATACTCTCAGGAGCTACATTGAAATCACCTCCTATAATGTAATTATCTCCAAATTCATACGCCTCTATCATCAACTTCTTCAAACTTTCAAGAAAAAACAACTTAGATTTGAAATTCTGCGAAGATACGTCACTTCCGTTCGGAAGATATAATGATGCAATTCTAAAACAGACTTCATCAATATTCACTACTACTTCTATATATCGAGCTTCTTCCAAATTATTACCTATATCTCTGCATTTATACTCATCAACTCTAGCTTTCGATAATACAGCAACGCCATTATAAGACTTCTGCCCATATATGTACGAGGAATAGCCTAATTCTTCTATAAATTCGCGAGGAAAGCTATTTTCTTCGCATTTAATCTCTTGCAACAGTATCAAATCAGGGCGATATTTTTCACATAACGTAGATAGATGCGATAGCCTCACTCTTATAGAATTTACATTCCATGTACAAACAGAGAACATATGAATATCTATTGCATTTTATTTGTTATCATATTGGCGAAAAATTCAGCATTACCTGAAGTATTTTTCATCCTTTCTCTCAGTAATTCTATAACTTCTTCAGGATTCATATCTGATAATATTTTTCTGAGCACCCATATCTTTTTCAGACTTTGCGCATCTATTAGTAATTCTTCTTTTCTCGTGCCAGATTTAAATATATCCATCGCTGGAAAGATTCTTTTGTCTGCCAACCTTCTACTTAAGACTATCTCAGAATTTCCTGTGCCTTTAAATTCTTCAAATATTACATCATCCATCTTTGATCCAGTATCTACTAAAGTTGTACCTATTATAGTAAGCGATCCTCCGTCTTCTATATTTCTTGCAGCGCCAAAAAATCGTTTAGGGCGATATAAAGCACCTGAATCTACTCCGCCGCTAAGAACTCTACCAGAGGAAGGCGCCACTTCATTATAAGCTCTCGCAAGTCTTGTAATTGAGTCTAGCATTATAACAACATCTCTTCCCATTTCTACTAATCTTTTAGCTCTATCTAGCACCATCTCTGCGA is a genomic window of Candidatus Fokinia solitaria containing:
- a CDS encoding phage major capsid protein, whose protein sequence is MNTENTQSHQQSSHHEKIATLENMQKDLSKKMSQIERIMQKSITDNATPVPTYSTRNDQLASYMRYAKLEYDSQNIDCHETKGASNNVFIPQKEISDRLHSKVAALSPVYQLSRKVSITSSAFEYIEPITSGPMGRWITSIDGNLGKEDITFKRHKIPTFDLETISRTPRGMLEDLSFDVEEWFLNEVSKKFAVMEEKAFLHGDGKIMPSGILNTTEIASAELSFNALTLEHFVDLFYSLEDRFSRNATFIVSAKVAKFLAKLKDASGKYIVDSALRNGVTKLLNTNVIVSQNMVHDGVDTILLGNFEEGYLVVERQETRVLRNPYIDQRCVTFYVTRRVGGALIDSSAFRRIKLISSK
- the xth gene encoding exodeoxyribonuclease III, yielding MFSVCTWNVNSIRVRLSHLSTLCEKYRPDLILLQEIKCEENSFPREFIEELGYSSYIYGQKSYNGVAVLSKARVDEYKCRDIGNNLEEARYIEVVVNIDEVCFRIASLYLPNGSDVSSQNFKSKLFFLESLKKLMIEAYEFGDNYIIGGDFNVAPESIDVYDPIGMDGTIGFHESERVRLKEIFSSNYIDVWRALNPSVQKFTWWDYRDRSSYVKNLGMRLDHICISDKLSNIMHKAVILDEFRAMQRPSDHVPLMCYFDVSKL
- a CDS encoding HK97 family phage prohead protease is translated as MRGLSIGFIPTLAKTDYNTHYRVIHEAKLLEISIVTIPSNQLAQITYFC
- a CDS encoding DnaA ATPase domain-containing protein, which gives rise to MKKVVDIIRIREDAKEKAEGKESGIRSTNESLERTEENWEIVSKKLEYVIGRTAYSNWLSKIQILARKNDTVVLEAPSHYVKEFVMRHYFINILDAIRESYPSVMHVEIAVSTNQNSAVNDDKSSTFGKHSRNTSLTQPHSSYTFHNFVVGEANKVAYFMLKHLCDTSTSEAITAPSVIYLYGEHGSGKTHLLQSALCNSNSLYYTAERFLQSYVDSIRGKSIFSFKKNILDSELLLFDDVQFLCGREKTEKEFSHIVATMIEGGKHVVITGNEHPKLLPLSKRLEAILLGGMVVEIKQPTQILKMKILEQKRKVLSHKSEIASAVSDEILESIAQKTSNIREMESLLQKIVMSCEILGIEPDINLVDSISHSDSTDDISEKSSNTSPALPTQSQIHTAISAVLSYYSITEQQLSSKIKTSSLIYARQTLAFILRNSFMLSFHQIGHYMGNRTHSTVMSLYNTFKKTLQSGNSQAVSTYNHLMSKLQ
- a CDS encoding phage head-tail connector protein; the protein is MTISHSLPLSIEEIKLFLRIEHDEDNELLNALQFSSTKKLEAYLNIAIIPQTCRHKLTIVQDSVILPVVPIIEVQKITIHNGGVIKEIAKPDVKITDEEVIEGLQKLSCDYMMIYYTAGNYFASKHTYHMKYCLLEIIECEYNNRNKRPNSILDNALHRYSVFKRYKI